In Drosophila miranda strain MSH22 chromosome XR, D.miranda_PacBio2.1, whole genome shotgun sequence, the genomic window ATCGACTCCATGTCCTCGATCTCCTCCAGGGCAGAGCGTTGCAAGCGATATTGCATGTTATATGAAGCCCCGAATGGATCGTGGGAGGCGGCCACACCCACCACACTGGGGATCTCTCGCTGATCGGGCGACGGATGAGTCACATCGGCACCCAAAAACATGGTGTTCTTCAGCAGACAGTGCAGGTCATCCCTTAGCTTGTGATTGGTGCCGTTCAGTTTGGAATTGACCTTAAGTAGAATGCTACCAATAACCTGCGCGTTACATTTGCGCTCGACTGTGATCTGCTTGATGCATTGTGTAAGAATGCCGTGCTGCAGCTCAGCCTTTTGCTTCACGACATCATAAAGGTGCCCGAAATTTGGTATAATAACGAACACCACATCAAATTGATTCTTTTTTAAATAGCGGAAATGAGCATCTAGTTCACGTTCATCCTTGTAGTACAGTTTCTCGGCCTTGGCATCCAGGCACAGATTGACTTTGCGACTCTTCTGAAGAACCTGCCACGAAAATTAGGCAGGATcctgcaatgcaatgcaaaGAACTTACCATCTTCTGAAGCTCGTCCACATACAGGTAGTTAATCTTGCCGTAGAGTATGGCCCATTTATGTGACTTTGGCTTGGGTTCAAGGAATTGCATGCCATCCATGCGCCACGAACCGTTCCTCACCGAAGCCAAATTGTTTTTGTACTCAATCTGAGGCGCATTGAGCGTGCGTGTATTCACGACGATGAAGTCACTGCCCAGACGTATGCCAAAGTGGCTGATGGTCGGGTCTAAATTGTGCCTGAAATATTCCATCAAGCGGATGATCTTGGCCTTCCTCTCGTTGGTGGAAGTGGCAGCATACTTAATCATGGCCGCCACCTGATTAGCTCCATACTTGCGCTGCGATACGATGAAAAGAAATCAAATCAGGAAATGATTTGCAGTGAAAGAAACTAGTTGAACTCACATTCAGTGTCTGCCCATCCTCAATGCGACATAATTCGATAGGCAAGTAAATGTGCTTCAACATGCAAGCAGAGAAGGTTCGGTAACTTTAAATTATACTGCCGAGACTTGTAGTACTCTGCAACGGTCATTTATTTTCCATCCAGCTCAAATGTCTGAGTGCTAGCCGGAACCTTACAAAGCCCGTTGACTCTGAAGACGCGCGGGGCGCTGCCAAGACAGGCAGGCGGCTCGTAAATTATATTTATGCCCGTTAGGAATGATTCAATATCAGAACGCTTATAGTCAAGATTTGTGCTTTTGTCAATTTTCTGTTGCTGATACTGCTCTAAATAGTCAATGATCGTCATGGCCTTCGGAAAGGACTTGTGCGATATGTCCACATTGACAAACGGGCGATCGCCAAGCACGAATGTTTGATAGAGCCCAACCAGAGCTTCGTACCCGTCGTTAAGATCAAAGGCACTTCCGGGCTCAGACCCTTTGAAGAAGGAGCGACCGGCGCGTATGGCGGTGTTATGACAGGGTGCTGCCAACACATCCTCCAGACACTGCAAGGCTCGCATGGGCTTGTCATATATCTTATCCTTCATATAGCTGTAAAAATGGAAAATTGCATTATGCCGATTCTCTGCCGACACATTTCGTTCAGTATAACGGTCCACTCACCTTCTCAGCGAGTTCAGATCGACCTCCAAGTCCTCCGTCTCCTTGAGTTCCAGAGTGTAATTCAGGATACGGCCATGGTGATCTGTTACCTGGACGGCAGGAAAGCAAGTTTCACTTCAAAGGTGCATCAAGCTCGGCGACAACACAACAACACTTACTTTTACTTCTTGGCTCTGGGAGCTGCATTTTAGCTTCACAACTGAGTAGCACGATGCACGTCCATCAAATGCGGCAATCGCACCGCCCAAGTGTTCAACTCTGTACTGCTCAAAAGCCTGACGATAGAACTTCTTAGGACGCTCTGGCGTGATCTTCACATAATTGACAGATACTTGACCAGGTTTTCCCAAAGTTCCACGCGGCGGAGGCAGACCTCGTCCCTGGGCTCCTGGCCATTGGGGGAGTTCGCCTTGCGGCTGGCGAGAACTATAGAGCTGGGAGCCTCCTTGGCGTTGTTGATTACCGCCATGTCCTCGCTGTTGTCCTGCGTGCTGTTGTCGGTTCTGTTTTTCCATAGCATTCTCACTGTTGCTtttaattttgtatttcaCTTACTATTTGCTTTTAccatttttctttttcttttcgattttaTATACTTTCCCGACGACTGAACTGTTTCGAATGACTGAAATATTTATTTCCTGTTGGCTAAACTTTTTGCTCTAAATTTGTTTGCCGTATAACACTGTGCTGTGTCATCGATTCTAATAATCTTGTAGTCGAGTCCGTTTTGTTTATGATTCAGTTTTATCAGGTGTGCAGTTAGTTATCGCTCAATTAAAAACTTCTACTTTCATTTCCTAGTAACGCTCTCAGAAAAACCAGAAAATTAGTTAGCGCtaatgcacatatgtatgtacctccAGCATTTAAACCAAATGGGCAGTGTAGTATGGTGTCGGAAGACAGAGCTGGACGTTCACAGCCTAAAGTCGTCGCTCTTCTCCTTGCACCGATCCGCTAAAATGAACGCTAAAATAAAACGTTTTAGACATGCTATGGAGTCGCTCCATGCAGCCCTGATCATTGATCCACGATCACCGATCCCTATCGCCAGAGCCAAATCCGGCTGCATATTGCGTTGAACGCGTGGGAGTCTCAGTTCAGATTGGTTTCGATTCGCCAGCCAGTTCCTTTCTATATGAATTTTTTTTGGGTCAGCTTATCTGTGAATATAGCCTGGGGGCTCTCATCTTCTATCTGAGCTGTACCACCTCGCACCACGCTCCTTTATCCCTCGCATTTAAGTACTTTAAGTCCTTGGATATGTACACCGCCGCGGATACGTtatatttgtaaaatgtaaTTCCTCCCAACTGCATCCTCGCAGTCTCCCCAGTTAATCAGCGAAACAGCTCCTGCTCTTATCCTGCGCCTATGCACTGCCCTACCCTACCCTACCATCATTGTAGAAACCCCCACTAGTCGTAGTTTACGGTTTAAGCGAATTTTTTTATAGTTTCTAAgtggaaaataaaatacaaaatccACAACAGATTATATCATTCTTTCCTTATTCCGTCACTGCGCGAGGGGCCCGCTTAGAGTCCGTGAAGAAGAGATATCAATTGGATTGGATAATATACTAAGTATATCCCTGAGGaatttttttgcatttaacaaaacgaaatgaaagAATTGTTTATATCGGACTATCGGTCTATCTATTATAAATAAT contains:
- the LOC108165261 gene encoding protein argonaute-2-like, which codes for MIKYAATSTNERKAKIIRLMEYFRHNLDPTISHFGIRLGSDFIVVNTRTLNAPQIEYKNNLASVRNGSWRMDGMQFLEPKPKSHKWAILYGKINYLYVDELQKMVLQKSRKVNLCLDAKAEKLYYKDERELDAHFRYLKKNQFDVVFVIIPNFGHLYDVVKQKAELQHGILTQCIKQITVERKCNAQVIGSILLKVNSKLNGTNHKLRDDLHCLLKNTMFLGADVTHPSPDQREIPSVVGVAASHDPFGASYNMQYRLQRSALEEIEDMESITLEHLRVSHKFQQSYPEHIIYYRDGVSDGQFPNIKNKELRGISAACSKLHIKPNICCVIVVKRHHTRFFPNGVPSQYNKFNNVVPGTVVDRTIVHPNEMQFFMVSHQSIQGTAKLTRYNVIENTGNLDIDVLQKLTYNLCHMFPRCNRAVSYPAPAYLAHLAAARGRVYLTGCTKFRSPQEEYAKRLIVPEFMKTNPMYFV